GCGGACGATCCGCTCTTGAAGTACAGCGCGCTTGGAGACTGGGGGCTCTGCATCGGCAGGGCGCTCTTCGGGCAGGTGTGATGCCACATGGCCGGCTACCATGgcggtgttgttgctggggcCGGATGAGCGGAACCGGGTGCAGTTGTCCCAGAGGCACGTGTGGACCGGGGATTCGGCATTGTCCAGGTTGTAGTGGCCCGGTGTGTCCGTGGGCTTGAGCTCCATGTGGTCGGCGAAAACATGGTTGCGCAGGtcggtgggggtggtgaaagCGCGCTGGCAGGTTTTGGAGGGCTTCGAGTTATCTGCCCATTTGCAGTATTGGTAGGGGAATCCCTGGAAGGTGTAGGCTGTTTCTAGCGGACGGATGCccttgatgatgaagcgAGTCGCCGCGCCAGGCCCGTTGATGACCTGCGCTTGCGCATTTGTGAATGTCGTGCTGACGTTCTTGATGAATTCGGCGGCCGGGAGGACACCACCGCCCGGTACCCGGGGGTCTGCGAATCGACTCTGGTATGCCTGCCACAGGGCTATTTGGGTGATTTCGCACTCTGCATCCTCCACGAAGCAACAGCGCAACCAGCGTGAGCTACGCTCTGGCTCTTGTAGCTCCATTAGATCTTTCAGTAGCTCTGCTGGCACACGAGGGATCTCGGATGGCGGCGGTGCgactttctcttcctggagAACTGTCTCTTTCTTGCTTGGACGCGCCTCGTGTGTTAGTAGGGCGATCATTCGCGGAACGAACACGCTTGGGAAGTCGAAGATGTCAAGCATGGTCTCGATGTTCTCACGCGAAAGCGTGTACTGGTACCAGAAGTCCAGCGCTCCGCTTAGGATGTCCTTGTCTAAGTCCAGAAGAGTATGGAAGTACATTTGTTGCAGAGCTTGTTTTGGCATGCGTTCCAGTGCTTGGTTACCCTCAGAATCGTTAATCTCAGTGGAGAAATGGGTGAGCGCCCAGAGCGCCCGAACGACGTGGGCACGATCTGGGGACTCGAGGCATTGAAGGAGGGAGATCCAAAGCGGATCCTCTGGGTCGGTCCTCAAGAACTTGGTAACCTCTTCCGCAATGTCTAACGCATCGTTCTTGATTTCATTGAGGCGAGGCTGGTTGGGAAGGTTGAGCAGGATGACCAAGAAGTCCCTCAAAAGTCCCTTCGCATAACGTGAGACATAAAAAGCGTTATCGGGGAGTAGAACCATATTCCGGAGAACCAGGGTAGCTTCCTTTACATTCCGTAGACGGTGGTTGAACTCGTACGTTTCGAGAGTATCATTAGGCAGAGTGACGGGAATTCTCTTGATCCTCTCGAGCAAATCGCGCGTTCCGTGTAGAGAGTTGAGGACATTAACACGCTCCATAGGATAGCGGTATTCATACTGGAGTTCCCATTTTACGCCCGTGCATATTATGGAGACATCAATGGCTTTCTCCATGAGAGTTTCGGCCAGCAAAGGGAACCCCTCGAACTTGAATTTGTCCCATCGCTGGTTGGAAATCTGAACAAGATGGTACAGAGCGAAATCGACCTCGTCTGATATACCAGATTGCAGGCCGTAGTGGGCGCGCTTATAGATATGGTCCGCTATAGCGTGTCAGTGGTATTATTGTCATAATCA
The window above is part of the Aspergillus luchuensis IFO 4308 DNA, chromosome 8, nearly complete sequence genome. Proteins encoded here:
- the RSC9 gene encoding putative chromatin remodeling complex subunit (Rsc9) (BUSCO:EOG09260WUA;~COG:S;~EggNog:ENOG410PM7M;~InterPro:IPR003150;~go_function: GO:0003677 - DNA binding [Evidence IEA];~go_process: GO:0006355 - regulation of transcription, DNA-templated [Evidence IEA]), with translation MSSQTPRTSLREGLRQAPKANQPFIPDTAPVRRSHHNSNQSPQPSSMSQTHSNSPAPNSNNPHLPTEGWDGKEQKVPMNTREVATPGNRPGLFLTVPGKVAKQPDFYDPYFPLRYLEVPKSDHIYKRAHYGLQSGISDEVDFALYHLVQISNQRWDKFKFEGFPLLAETLMEKAIDVSIICTGVKWELQYEYRYPMERVNVLNSLHGTRDLLERIKRIPVTLPNDTLETYEFNHRLRNVKEATLVLRNMVLLPDNAFYVSRYAKGLLRDFLVILLNLPNQPRLNEIKNDALDIAEEVTKFLRTDPEDPLWISLLQCLESPDRAHVVRALWALTHFSTEINDSEGNQALERMPKQALQQMYFHTLLDLDKDILSGALDFWYQYTLSRENIETMLDIFDFPSVFVPRMIALLTHEARPSKKETVLQEEKVAPPPSEIPRVPAELLKDLMELQEPERSSRWLRCCFVEDAECEITQIALWQAYQSRFADPRVPGGGVLPAAEFIKNVSTTFTNAQAQVINGPGAATRFIIKGIRPLETAYTFQGFPYQYCKWADNSKPSKTCQRAFTTPTDLRNHVFADHMELKPTDTPGHYNLDNAESPVHTCLWDNCTRFRSSGPSNNTAMVAGHVASHLPEERPADAEPPVSKRAVLQERIVRKWFYMDTPVNERGEPFGVAYKAALVLRNIARNLPTGMAHKYNGLSWKKAVFLSHRPKIVETWDRNRSLRKELTELIMIIEKEDYY